Proteins from a genomic interval of Papaver somniferum cultivar HN1 chromosome 4, ASM357369v1, whole genome shotgun sequence:
- the LOC113271818 gene encoding glutamic acid-rich protein-like, translating into MTLEELRERLIAERRREDKECVNLIRRNDDLREENLRLQAQRSRSATRSRSRTSRSSSRQSQSNRTNVRREQTLGNIDENLQVDDNLQEQRDERRTIYDRYEKPREHCRRQEDQRNNRFQDAAERHHPHRESDNDEEDDPEQERIILRGRQILRDQYERE; encoded by the coding sequence atgacaCTTGAAGAACTTAGAGAAAGATTGATTGCAGAACGACGAAGAGAGGATAAAGAGTGTGTGAATTTGATACGTCGGAATGATGACTTAAGAGAAGAGAATCTCAGATTACAAGCACAAAGATCAAGAAGCGCTACGCGATCAAGATCAAGGACCAGCAGAAGTTCGTCAAGACAAAGTCAATCTAATCGAACAAATGTTAGGCGAGAGCAAACATTAGGTAATATTGATGAGAACTTACAAGTAGACGATAATCTACAAGAACAACGCGATGAGAGACGCACAATATATGACCGATATGAGAAACCACGTGAGCACTGTCGCCGACAAGAAGATCAAAGGAACAATAGATTTCAAGATGCAGCCGAACGTCATCATCCTCACCGTGAATCAgataatgatgaagaagatgatccgGAACAAGAGAGAATTATACTACGTGGTAGACAAATATTAAGGGATCAATATGAACGCGAATAA